The proteins below are encoded in one region of Microbispora sp. NBC_01189:
- a CDS encoding DUF4349 domain-containing protein produces MSRIRYGAAALAAVAFLLTGCSGGDDSSSGAANDAAAPAPAMQEQAPGAGSAESSAQDAKAAAGGNGKQGDLKLGQADRSIVYTSELVVEAKDVTVAADHAKEVVSGAGGYVAQERSDFYAGDERSSGGGQWVIVFKVPPDRYAGVLAQLGRDLGVRKSMRQNTEDVTEEVADVASRVKSAEAALGQFRTLLSKADKIGEIMEIEREISGREAELESLQARQKALQGQTGMGTVTLTLFPRPGASPSPPAKKNEDAPGFLAGLRAGWNALSTATGVTLTVVGVLLPWLAVAAALWLAGREIARRARRRRPPAPAAPGPPGPPGPPVRTPVYAPGPGQAPGDEPE; encoded by the coding sequence ATGAGTCGAATCCGGTACGGTGCGGCGGCCCTGGCGGCCGTCGCCTTTCTGTTGACTGGGTGTTCCGGCGGCGACGACTCGTCGAGCGGCGCGGCGAACGACGCCGCCGCACCGGCGCCCGCCATGCAGGAGCAGGCCCCCGGCGCGGGATCGGCGGAGAGCTCGGCACAGGACGCGAAGGCCGCGGCCGGCGGGAACGGCAAGCAGGGCGACCTCAAGCTGGGCCAGGCCGACCGCTCCATCGTCTACACGTCGGAGCTCGTCGTCGAGGCCAAGGACGTCACGGTGGCGGCCGACCACGCCAAGGAGGTCGTGAGCGGCGCGGGCGGATACGTCGCCCAGGAACGCAGCGACTTCTACGCCGGCGACGAGCGCTCCTCCGGCGGCGGCCAGTGGGTGATCGTGTTCAAGGTGCCCCCGGACCGCTACGCCGGCGTGCTGGCCCAGCTCGGCCGTGATCTCGGCGTCCGCAAGTCGATGCGGCAGAACACCGAGGACGTGACCGAGGAGGTCGCCGACGTCGCCAGCCGGGTGAAGTCGGCCGAGGCCGCGCTCGGCCAGTTCCGCACGCTGCTGTCGAAGGCCGACAAGATCGGCGAGATCATGGAGATCGAACGGGAGATCTCCGGCCGCGAGGCCGAACTGGAGTCGCTGCAGGCCAGGCAGAAGGCCCTGCAGGGGCAGACCGGCATGGGCACGGTGACGCTCACCCTGTTCCCGCGGCCGGGCGCCTCCCCCTCCCCGCCGGCGAAGAAGAACGAGGACGCGCCGGGCTTCCTCGCCGGGCTGCGGGCCGGATGGAACGCCCTGTCCACGGCGACCGGGGTGACGCTGACCGTGGTGGGCGTGCTGCTGCCCTGGCTCGCCGTGGCCGCCGCGCTGTGGCTGGCCGGCCGGGAGATCGCGCGCCGGGCCCGCCGCCGGAGGCCGCCCGCACCCGCCGCGCCGGGCCCGCCGGGCCCGCCGGGCCCGCCGGTCCGGACACCGGTGTACGCCCCCGGACCCGGGCAGGCGCCCGGCGACGAGCCGGAGTAG
- the hemE gene encoding uroporphyrinogen decarboxylase, with protein MKPQLAESVFVRACQREAVPHTPVWYMRQAGRSLPEYRRVRAGVEMLTACATPDLVVEITMQPVRRYGTDAAIFFSDIVVPLKAIGVDLDIKPGVGPVVETPIRDKAGIDTLRPLEPDDVPYVTEAVGALTGELGGIPLIGFAGGPFTLASYLIEGGPSKNHDRTKAMMYGEPELWHSLMERLGAITLAFLRVQALAGASAVQLFDSWVGAVAPQDYRTYVLPHTSRIFAGLADLGLPRIHFGVGTGELLGLMGEAGADVVGVDWRVPLDEAALRVGAGKALQGNLDPAILLAPWEVAESRARDVLERGRVAEGHVFNLGHGVLPSTDPDQLARLTDLVHEESAR; from the coding sequence GTGAAACCCCAGCTCGCCGAATCCGTCTTCGTCCGCGCCTGCCAGCGCGAGGCCGTCCCGCACACGCCCGTCTGGTACATGCGACAGGCCGGGCGCTCACTGCCCGAGTACCGGAGGGTGCGCGCGGGCGTCGAGATGCTCACCGCCTGCGCGACGCCCGACCTGGTGGTGGAGATCACCATGCAGCCGGTCCGCAGGTACGGCACCGACGCGGCGATCTTCTTCAGCGACATCGTGGTCCCGCTCAAGGCGATCGGCGTCGACCTGGACATCAAGCCGGGCGTTGGCCCGGTGGTCGAGACCCCCATCCGCGACAAGGCGGGCATCGACACCCTCCGGCCGCTGGAGCCGGACGACGTGCCGTACGTCACGGAGGCGGTCGGCGCGCTGACCGGAGAGCTGGGCGGAATCCCGCTGATCGGCTTCGCCGGCGGGCCGTTCACGCTCGCGTCGTACCTCATCGAGGGCGGCCCGTCCAAGAATCACGACCGCACCAAGGCCATGATGTACGGCGAGCCCGAGCTGTGGCACTCCCTGATGGAGCGGCTCGGCGCGATCACGCTCGCCTTCCTGCGCGTGCAGGCCCTGGCCGGGGCGTCGGCCGTCCAGCTCTTCGACTCGTGGGTGGGCGCGGTCGCGCCGCAGGACTACCGCACGTACGTGCTGCCGCACACCAGCCGGATCTTCGCCGGGCTCGCGGACCTCGGGCTGCCGCGCATCCACTTCGGCGTCGGCACCGGCGAGCTGCTCGGCCTGATGGGCGAGGCCGGCGCCGACGTGGTGGGCGTCGACTGGCGGGTGCCGCTCGACGAGGCCGCGCTCCGGGTGGGCGCGGGTAAGGCGCTGCAGGGCAACCTCGACCCGGCGATCCTGCTGGCTCCGTGGGAGGTCGCCGAGAGCCGGGCCAGGGACGTGCTCGAACGCGGGCGGGTGGCCGAGGGGCACGTGTTCAACCTCGGCCACGGCGTGCTCCCCTCGACCGATCCCGACCAGCTCGCCCGGCTCACCGACCTCGTCCACGAGGAGTCGGCCCGCTGA
- a CDS encoding DUF3000 domain-containing protein — protein MTLGEPPAPPAAFRRALETLRPAGVRPEIELEDIPAPQRLAPYSGAVGASVYRDDDELAVGRLILLFDPEGQRGWEGQFRLVAYVRADVEPEMTTDPLLGPVAWSWLTEALDAHGARYAAVGGTVTRAVSEGFGGKADDPVTTEIELRASWSPLDEDMSPHAAAWCDLMCLAAGIPPLPPDVATLHPRPARREEPRREDPRRDDPKVP, from the coding sequence ATGACCCTCGGTGAGCCGCCGGCGCCTCCCGCCGCCTTCCGGCGCGCGCTGGAGACGCTGCGCCCCGCCGGGGTCCGGCCGGAGATCGAGCTGGAGGACATCCCGGCGCCCCAGCGGCTCGCGCCGTACTCCGGGGCCGTCGGGGCCTCCGTCTACCGCGACGACGACGAACTCGCCGTCGGCCGCCTGATCCTGTTGTTCGACCCCGAGGGCCAGCGCGGCTGGGAGGGGCAGTTCCGCTTGGTCGCCTACGTACGCGCCGACGTGGAGCCCGAGATGACCACGGACCCGCTGCTCGGGCCGGTGGCCTGGAGCTGGCTCACCGAGGCGCTCGACGCGCACGGCGCGCGGTACGCGGCGGTCGGCGGCACGGTCACCCGGGCGGTCTCGGAGGGGTTCGGCGGCAAGGCGGACGACCCCGTCACCACCGAGATCGAGCTGCGGGCCTCGTGGTCGCCGCTCGACGAGGACATGTCGCCCCACGCTGCCGCATGGTGCGATCTGATGTGCCTGGCGGCGGGCATCCCCCCGTTGCCCCCCGACGTCGCGACGCTGCACCCGCGTCCCGCCCGCCGAGAAGAACCACGCCGAGAAGACCCCCGCAGAGATGACCCGAAGGTCCCGTAG
- a CDS encoding thiolase family protein, producing the protein MGLRQLPTSRSEPVPASREVVFVDGVRTPFGKAGPKGLYAETRADDLVVRVIRELMRRNPGLPPERVDEVAIAATTQIGDQGLTIGRSAAVLAGLPKSVPGYAVDRMCAGAMTAVTTVAGGISFGAYDVAIAGGVEHMGRHPMGEGVDPNPRFLSERLVDGSALVMGMTAENLHDRYPSIGKERADAFAVASQEKVAKAYADGWIQRDLVPVATRRAAEGWGLATVDEGPRPGTTLEGIRGLKTPFRSHGKVTAGNSSGLNDGATGCVVAAQEVAEELGLTPRMRLVSYAFAGVDPEVMGVGPIPSTERALRLAGLSIDDIGLFEINEAFAVQVLAFLEHFGIADDDPRVNPYGGAIAFGHPLASSGVRLMIQLSREFAERPDVRYGITTMCVGMGMGGTVIWENLA; encoded by the coding sequence ATGGGACTCCGGCAGCTACCGACAAGTAGGAGCGAACCCGTGCCTGCGTCCCGTGAAGTCGTCTTCGTCGACGGCGTTCGGACGCCTTTCGGCAAGGCGGGCCCGAAGGGCCTGTACGCCGAGACGCGTGCCGACGACCTGGTAGTCCGCGTCATCCGCGAGCTGATGCGGCGCAACCCCGGCCTCCCCCCGGAGCGGGTGGACGAGGTCGCCATCGCGGCCACCACCCAGATCGGCGACCAGGGCCTGACCATCGGCAGGTCCGCGGCGGTGCTCGCCGGGCTGCCGAAGTCGGTCCCCGGCTACGCCGTCGACCGCATGTGCGCCGGTGCGATGACCGCCGTGACCACGGTCGCGGGCGGCATCTCCTTCGGCGCGTACGACGTGGCCATCGCGGGCGGCGTCGAGCACATGGGCCGCCATCCCATGGGCGAGGGCGTCGACCCCAACCCCCGGTTCCTGTCCGAGCGGCTGGTCGACGGATCGGCGCTGGTCATGGGCATGACCGCGGAGAACCTGCACGACCGCTATCCGTCGATCGGCAAGGAGCGCGCCGACGCCTTCGCCGTCGCCTCCCAGGAGAAGGTCGCCAAGGCGTACGCCGACGGCTGGATCCAGCGCGACCTGGTGCCGGTGGCCACCCGCAGGGCCGCCGAGGGCTGGGGGCTCGCCACGGTGGACGAGGGACCGCGCCCCGGCACCACACTGGAGGGCATCCGCGGCCTGAAGACGCCCTTCCGCTCGCATGGGAAGGTCACCGCGGGCAACTCCTCCGGTCTCAACGACGGCGCGACCGGCTGCGTCGTGGCCGCCCAGGAGGTGGCCGAGGAGCTGGGCCTGACCCCGCGCATGCGCCTCGTGTCGTACGCCTTCGCCGGCGTCGACCCCGAGGTGATGGGCGTCGGGCCGATCCCCTCCACGGAGCGCGCGCTGCGCCTGGCCGGGCTGTCCATCGACGACATCGGGCTGTTCGAGATCAACGAGGCGTTCGCCGTGCAGGTGCTGGCCTTCCTGGAGCACTTCGGCATCGCCGACGACGACCCGCGGGTCAACCCGTACGGCGGCGCGATCGCGTTCGGCCACCCGCTCGCGTCGTCGGGCGTGCGGCTGATGATCCAGCTCTCGCGCGAGTTCGCCGAGCGTCCCGACGTCCGGTACGGGATCACCACGATGTGCGTCGGCATGGGCATGGGCGGCACGGTCATCTGGGAGAACCTCGCATGA
- a CDS encoding HRDC domain-containing protein codes for MSEPVIQPLLEPREGIPAVIEDPAALRAAVEAFARGTGPVAVDAERASGYRYSGRAYLVQLRRAGAGSALIDPVACPDLSALDEALREAEIVLHAANQDLPCLAELGFRPRRLFDTELAGRLLGYERVGLGTMVELVLGLRLEKGHSAADWSTRPLPEDWLRYAALDVEVLVELRDFLHDELTGTGKLEWALEEFDTILAAPAHPPRTDPWRRTSGIHRVRSLRGLAVVRELWTLRDEIAREADLAPGRVLPDSAIVQAALDQPRTTKSLTEITPFVGRSARRHLNDWLAAVNRARTMPEPALPQPVGPGDGPPPANRWADRDPAAAKRLAAARAVVAALADEHRMPTENLLQPDAVRRLTWEPPAPVTEESVAERLRALGAREWQIGLTVHPLTKALERLEIKGEV; via the coding sequence GTGTCAGAACCCGTAATCCAGCCGCTGTTGGAACCGCGCGAGGGAATCCCGGCCGTCATCGAGGACCCCGCCGCGCTGAGGGCCGCCGTGGAGGCCTTCGCGCGGGGCACGGGACCCGTGGCCGTCGACGCCGAACGCGCCTCCGGCTACCGCTACAGCGGCCGCGCCTACCTGGTGCAGCTGCGCCGGGCCGGCGCGGGCAGCGCGTTGATCGACCCCGTCGCCTGCCCCGACCTGTCGGCGCTGGACGAGGCGCTGCGGGAGGCCGAGATCGTGCTGCACGCCGCGAACCAGGACCTGCCCTGCCTCGCTGAGCTGGGCTTCCGGCCGCGGCGGCTGTTCGACACCGAGCTGGCCGGACGGCTGCTCGGCTACGAGCGGGTGGGCCTCGGCACCATGGTCGAGCTGGTCCTCGGGCTTCGGCTGGAGAAGGGGCACTCGGCCGCGGACTGGTCGACCCGCCCGCTGCCGGAGGACTGGCTGCGGTACGCCGCGCTCGACGTGGAGGTGCTGGTCGAACTGCGCGACTTCCTGCACGACGAGCTGACCGGGACGGGCAAGCTGGAGTGGGCGCTGGAGGAGTTCGACACGATCCTCGCCGCCCCCGCCCATCCGCCGCGCACCGATCCGTGGCGGCGCACCTCCGGCATCCACCGGGTCCGCTCGCTGCGCGGGCTCGCCGTGGTGCGGGAGCTGTGGACGCTGCGCGACGAGATCGCGCGGGAGGCCGACCTCGCCCCGGGCCGGGTGCTGCCCGACTCGGCGATCGTGCAGGCCGCGCTCGACCAGCCGCGGACGACCAAGTCGCTCACCGAGATCACGCCCTTCGTCGGGCGCAGCGCCCGGCGCCACCTGAACGACTGGCTCGCCGCGGTGAACCGGGCCCGCACGATGCCCGAGCCGGCGCTGCCGCAGCCCGTGGGGCCCGGGGACGGCCCTCCCCCGGCCAACCGCTGGGCCGACCGCGACCCCGCCGCGGCCAAGCGGCTCGCGGCGGCGCGGGCCGTCGTCGCCGCGCTGGCCGACGAGCACCGCATGCCGACAGAGAACCTGCTCCAGCCCGACGCCGTACGCCGCCTCACGTGGGAGCCGCCCGCTCCGGTCACGGAGGAGTCGGTGGCCGAGCGGCTGCGCGCGCTGGGCGCCCGGGAGTGGCAGATCGGCCTGACCGTCCACCCGCTGACCAAGGCGCTCGAACGACTGGAGATCAAGGGCGAGGTCTGA